Proteins from a single region of Cryptococcus neoformans var. neoformans JEC21 chromosome 6 sequence:
- a CDS encoding basic amino acid transporter, putative has protein sequence MDKDNQALDELPMLTGSKHANKRLFAAFMIFGLLNNVLYVIILSAALDLVSADTPKGVVALFNIFPALITKVVWPLLSNGKIRYTRRVGFCTICSWFGIITIALSSSLSPRLLGISLASLSSGMGELTFLQLTTTLPTEATSKTALGAWSSGTGFAGVAGAGIWWLLRGLGVKGGLGLSSFLPLFFPITYKYILPPFSHLEASSDSSPYQRLPMSSSLSNNNNFRPPAILISVPSSEYVPQHTPLLSSGFIDRDRDRNRDGEELTDGDKRLMGMRASRLTTQEKMKLLRPLVVRYMLPLCAVYVEEYVINSGVAPTLVFPLPTYGLWSWLFKSPRDYYPFWSLTYQTFVFLSRSSLSLGLPPIPKRLLPLPAIIQFLVLSLLFLQAKTFFFSSPAYTPPADGDGGVDRSITIVFLLICLEGLCGGSGYVNTFYHVGREGSVSENYDADGDNEMGGDRRTVNVTEMEKKAMEREFRIGAVGAADSTGILFASLISMPLEIALCRSQVDQGRTMCREL, from the exons ATGGATAAAGATAATCAAGCATTGGATGAACTGCCGATGCTGACAGGGTCGAAACATGCAAACAAGCGGTTATTTGCTGCGTTCATGATCTTCGGTCTTTTAAACAATG TCCTGTACGTGATCATCTTATCAGCAGCGTTGGACCTCGTATCGGCCGATACTCCCAAAGGTGTTGTCGCGCTGttcaacatcttccctGCGTTGATCACCAAAGTTGTCTGGCCATTGCTCTCAAATGGAAAGATTCGGTATACTAGGAGAGTGGGGTTTTGTACAATTTGTAGCTGGTTTGGTATAATA ACAATCGCATTATCCTCATCTCTATCTCCACGTCTCCTCGGGATATCCCTAGCCTCATTATCCTCCGGTATGGGAGAACTCACCTTCTTACAACTCACGACCACCCTCCCTACTGAGGCAACGTCCAAGACGGCTTTGGGAGCATGGTCTAGCGGAACCGGGTTTGCGGGTGTAGCAGGTGCAGGGATATGGTGGTTGTTAAGAGGCTTGGGTGTGAAAGGTGGGTTGGGATTGTCTAGT TTTTTACCATTGTTTTTTCCAATTACATACAAATACATCCTGCCTCCCTTTTCTCATCTTGAGGCTTCTTCAGACTCATCTCCTTATCAACGGCTTCCAATGTCTTCATCATTATCGAATAATAACAATTTTCGGCCTCCTGCAATCCTCATCTCAGTGCCATCATCCGAGTATGTCCCACAACATACGCCTCTCTTATCTTCCGGGTTTATCGATCGAGACAGAGACAGGAAcagggatggagaggaattAACAGATGGGGATAAGAGATTAATGGGAATGAGAGCTTCAAGGTTGACGACAcaggaaaagatgaagtTGCTGCGACCATTGGTGGTGAGATACATGCTTCCGCTTTGTGCAGTTTACGTGGAGGAATATGTCATCAACTCT GGAGTAGCACCTACGCTGGTTTTTCCATTGCCAACGTACGGACTTTGGTCGTGGCTCTTCAAATCTCCTCGTGATTACTATCCTTTTTGGTCACTTACCT ACCAAacttttgtttttctttcccgctcatccctctccctcggcCTACCGCCTATACCCAAACGACTTCTCCCTTTACCGGCTATCATCCAATTCCTAgtcctttcccttctttttcttcaagcAAAGAcgtttttcttctcctctcctgcTTACACTCCTCCAGCAgacggagatggtggggtGGATAGAAGTATTACAATTGTTTTCTTATTAATTTGTTTGGAAGGGCTGTGTGGTGGGAGCGGGTATGTCAACACGTTTTACCACGTGGGCAGAGAAGGCAGTGTCAGTGAAAACTATGACGCTGATGGCGATAATGAGATGGGTGGGGATCGAAGAACTGTGAATGtgacggagatggagaagaaggcgatggaaagagagTTTAGGATCGGTGCTGTTGGAGCGGCTGATTCGACTG GTATCCTATTTGCATCGCTCATCTCAATGCCCCTTGAAATAGCACTTTGTCGAAGCCAGGTTGATCAAGGAAGGACAATGTGTCGGGAGCTTTAA
- a CDS encoding alpha-glucoside transport-related protein, putative yields the protein MSKDPTAAEQVVLDRVKGDIEDYDDVVQSARQGMESEKSLSLKESLRRYPRAVAWSVLLSTSLVMEGFDAILISNFYALPQFVQKYGVELEDGWSITAAWQAGLTNGANVGEIIGLCINGWASERFGYKKTMIGALIMMICAIFIPFFAQNIQTLLAGEILQGIPWGIFQTLTTAYAAEVSPVALRPYLTAYVNLCWVMGQIIASGVLRSVLSMEGQWAYRLPFALQWIWPVPILVGCLFAPESPWWQVRNGRHDDARRTIRRLFSSPSDEEVENSLSLMKHTNAIEKTMAEGTSYWDCFKGVDLRRTEIAAGAWMVQNLCGGAFMAYSTFFLEQAGLPITQAFNLSIAQYALGICGTVVSWILMGSVGRRRLYLVGLAGMVVFLVIIGALGFVSVSNSGAQWAVGALLLVYTALYDATVGPVCYTIVGEISSTRLRAKTVAIARIAYVIIGIVNAVIMPYFLNSAELNWGAKTGFFWGGFAFLCLIWTFFRLPEAKDRTYGELDVLFENKITARKFASTTVDQFADHEGHFDNIIAVETFDGKLSSKPSIAHVEYSLTGLEK from the exons ATGTCGAAGGACCCAACTGCCGCCGAGCAGGTGGTACTCGACCGCGTCAAGGGTGATATCGAAGACTACGATGATGTTGTCCAATCAGCGCGACAAGGTATGGAAAGCGAGAAATCGCTATCACTCAAGGAAAGTCTGAGACGCTATCCACGAGCGGTAGCTTGGTCCGTCTTGCTATCCACATCGCT TGTTATGGAGGGTTTTGatgccatcctcatcagTAACTTTTATGCTCTTCCTCAATTTGTCCAGAAATATGgtgttgagcttgaagatggtTGGTCTATTACTGCCGCTTGGCAAGCAGGTCTCACCAACGGTGCCAACGTCGGTGAAATCATCGGTCTCTGCATAAATGGCTGGGCATCTGAGAGATTCGGTTATAAGAAGACAATGATCGGTGCC CTTATCATGATGATTTGTGCTATCTTTATTCCCTTCTTCGCGCAAAATATTCAGACCCTGCTGGCGGGTGAGATCTTACAAGG GATCCCCTGGGGTATCTTCCAGACTCTAACTACCGCATACGCCGCCGAAGTCTCTCCAGTAGCTCTCCGACCGTATCTGACGGCATATGTCAACCTCTGTTGGGTAATGGGTCAAATTATTGCTTCCGGAGTCCTTCGATCCGTTCTGTCAATGGAAGGGCAATGGGCTTATAGGCTACCCTTCGCTCTCCAGT GGATTTGGCCCGTTCCAATTTTAGTTGGCTGTCTTTTCGCCCCCGAATCACCTTGGTGGCAAGTACGAAACGGCCGACACGATGATGCTCGACGAACAATTCGACGGCTCTTTAGCAGCCCTTCtgatgaggaggttgagaacTCGCTCTCCCTCATGAAACACACCAACGCCATTGAAAAGACCATGGCCGAAGGTACTAGCTACTGGGATTGCTTCAAAGGTGTCGATCTCCGCAGGACAGAGATTGCGGCTGGAGCTTGGATGGTTCAGAATCTGTGTGGCGGTG CATTTATGGCCTATTCTACTTTCTTCCTGGAGCAAGCCGGTCTCCCTATTACCCAGGCCTTTAACCTGTCCATTGCCCAGTACGCTCTCGGTATCTGCGGGACTGTTGTTTCATGG ATCCTTATGGGAAGTGTTGGCCGAAGAAGACTATATTTGGTCGGTCTCGCCGGCATGGTCGTCTTCCTTGTAATCATTGGAGCACTAGGCTTCGTTTCAGTCTCAAATTCGGGTGCTCA ATGGGCTGTTGGGGCTTTGCTTCTAGTTTACACTGCATTATACGATGCTACTGTTGGTCCTGTTTGTTACACCATCGTCGGTGAAATTTCCTCAACTCGGCTCAGGGCCAAAACCGTTGC CATCGCTCGAATCGCATACGTCATCATTGGTATCGTTAACGCTGTTATCATGCCTTATTTCCTCAACTCTGCGGAGTTGAATTGGGGTGCCAAGACCGGCTTTTTCTGGGGCGGGTTTGCTTTCCTATGTCTCATCTGGACGTTCTTCAGGCTTCCCGAAGCCAAAGACAGGACATATGGCGAACTCGACGTCCTCTTTGAGAACAAAATCACTGCCAGGAAATTCGCTTCGACAACCGTTGATCAGTTCGCTGACCACGAAGGCCATTTTGACAATATTATTGCAGTCGAAACATTTGACGGAAAACTGTCTAGCAAACCTTCAATCGCCCATGTGGAGTATTCCCTAACGGGTTTAGAAAAGTAG